Proteins from a genomic interval of Papaver somniferum cultivar HN1 chromosome 4, ASM357369v1, whole genome shotgun sequence:
- the LOC113271915 gene encoding uncharacterized protein LOC113271915 produces the protein MIIDSESTKNYVSAQLVEKLGLPVTLHPKPYSVGWINSSSTQQITHQFLAKFSFPRYSDYALCDVINMTAASLLLGRPCQYDIRAVHNCYESTYTFVHEGFTKVLWPLQSSSSFKEPADKKKTALVAIIVHSLNTHSLSSHEVAKPMVEIPYKVQPLLSSFCDLFPAELPNVLPPLRDLQYQIDFIPGTSIPNQPNYR, from the coding sequence ATGATAATTGACAGTGAAAGTACAAAAAACTATGTTTCTGCACAATTGGTTGAGAAGCTTGGTTTACCTGTTACTCTTCATCCAAAACCGTATTCAGTTGGTTGGATAAATAGCTCTTCCACTCAACAAATCACTCATCAATTCTTAGCAAAGTTTTCTTTCCCTAGATATTCAGATTATGCTTTGTGTGATGTTATTAACATGACTGCAGCAAGTTTATTGTTGGGAAGACCATGTCAGTATGATATTCGTGCTGTTCATAACTGCTATGAGAGTACTTATACCTTTGTTCATGAAGGATTTACCAAAGTTTTGTGGCCtttacaatcttcttcttcattcaaagaACCAGCAGACAAGAAGAAGACTGCATTGGTAGCTATAATTGTTCATTCTTTGAACACTCATTCTTTGAGCTCTCATGAAGTTGCTAAACCTATGGTGGAGATTCCATacaaggtacaacctttattgtcTTCTTTTTGTGACTTATTTCCTGCTGAGTTACCTAATGTTTTGCCTCCATTAAGAGATCTACAATATCAGATAGACTTTATACCTGGAACTTCTATTCCTAATCAACCTAATTATAGGTGA